Within the Scyliorhinus canicula chromosome 18, sScyCan1.1, whole genome shotgun sequence genome, the region GCTGCTGTGAACTGAGCAGAGTGAGAGATTGTTGGTGCGTTGGGCATGGGGACCTTCGAAGGTGCTTTCAGAAACCTTTATCACATCCCCATGTGAGGTAATTAAACGTCTTACAGCATTGCTGCTGGTACTCAGGCCCTACCCTCCTGCATTCACCTCTCTGGCCACCTGCTTCCATTCTCTATGGAGGGTGGTCCTTGAGGGCCTCCTGACTGACTGTCCTGCAAATATGTGTCATTTCTTCTTCAGTCCTCCTCCTAAATTGAAGACTTCCAGTGCAGTTCCCTGAACTGAAGAGCCCTCTTCCCCTTCCCCGGCGCTCCATTTGTGCTGCTCTTGCTTGTAGCCGGTGCAGTATAGCAGCCAGCATCAGCAACTCCCTTCACTGAGTGTAGCACCCGTGAAAGAATAGCAGACTAGCTACACCATGTGCTATTTGAGCAGGCTACCCAGCCCTCCCCTGTTGAGTCCGCGGGCAGCCAGAAGTGTGGGCCTCACTCGGACCAATACAATTAGCTAAATGGGGGAGGCAGAGCCAGGTTTGTGTGCTGTCAGTGTGAATCAGGCATTATGGATTGTTTACCTGTCTTTTCTTCATAAGCCTTCTTAAGTTGTGAAAATGAGCATGCATGTGAAATGGAGACTGTCCCTTTTCTGCTGAAATGTTGATAGACTGCAGGGTAATTCAAGCTCTTTTTCTGTTTGTATTCCGCAACTCTAGCATCTGCAGTTTGCTTTTCATGAATTTCTGCCCCCATATTTGGGAGAAGGCCCTTGAAGTGGTGGTTTGAGTATTTGCCTTGACCTGCCGCAGTACATGTGATAAATTCTGAAATGGTTGCCGTGGACGCGCACACAGTAACAACAGTCAAAATGCTCTGGATCCTGATCCATTCACGTTGGATTGAGATTCTTCACTGAGTTTGTACTAGTTAAGTGTCTGAATTGGAGCAGAATTGGAGTAAAAAAACACCCAGTCACGTTGTCTTCCAAGCCACGATTCAGGGTTCAACTATTGACTAATCATCATCACTGTACTTGAGCTGAGTGacagaccataagaccatgagacataggagcagaaataggccactcggcccatcgaatctgctccgcccttcaatcgtggctgatatatttctcatccccattctcctgccttctccccataacccctgatcgccttattaatcaagaacctatctatctcagtcttaaagacactcagtgatttggtttcCGTCCAATTTTCATCTCATTCTACCCCAGATGCCCAGTTCAACTGAGTCAACTCATCAACTGCCTAACAACTTGGTTTGGTAGATGGTTGAGGCTTTCATCTAAATGCTGAATGTCGGATTTCACAAAAAATCCTCTCTTCAGCAGCATTTCCATTTTAAAACCCAGACATTTTGGTGCTTTTCCCCTTTCTCAATGCCCCCGTTACAGCTTTAATATTTCCTGGAAGCTTTCATTCTTCCCAGGTATCTTTGTGTCCCCAGCTCTCAAGGGATGACCTACCACAGAGGTCTGTTATTTACCTCAAATAACAGGGTAATTAAAAACAAATTGGTATCCTCCATGCCTTTCCCCTAGGATAAAAATATTACTTTTCCTTTCTTTTGAAGGACAGGGCCTATAAACATGTAAATAAATTTGCTTAGGTTGGAAGTACGCAATTTTGAAATGTAAACCAAGAAATTCTTGTGGTGATGTAAATGTGTGATAACTCAAATGTATTCATATGAAATTCTTTGAACCTTTTTTTACACTCAGCTGCTTTGAATGCCATAATACTTTCACGAAAACAGCCCAAAGAAGACTATTGTATAAACCCATTAGACATGCAGACACGAAAATTAACACCAGTAATTCCAAGGCTGTTAATTTCTCGGAAACTGATTTGCAGTACTTAACATACTTCTAAATTAAAAATTATATACTTTGACCTGTTCTTCCTGTTTACGTCACATACCGCCAGCCAGTTCCTTATTTAGTGTCTCATAAGAATTGAAATGTTGAAGTTATCCCCATGGCATTTTTTTTATTAGCTGCAAATTTCACATCACATCCGATGTATATTTCTCGATTTTTGGGACAATTTACTCCTCTTTTCAAATGGCGTCCCTTCCATAAATGGAAACAAGCAGACGGATTTTCTAAATTGCTAACGGGGTTACGAGTGTCAATTCCATAGACTGCTAGAGTAACCGTTGAGATGTTTTGTGTTATCCCGCCACTCAGTTTTGTGTCTGAATCCACTAAAAGACTGATGCAATTGGCATTTTGCCTGTGAGTTCAAAACCAGCAAAATAAACAACGTGGTTTGCAAAAGCTTCTAAAAGTAAACAAGCCAACTCCCAGGATTTTTAGAACTCTGTAATACATCCCCATACTTCAATACTCTGTATACAAACCAAAAGCATTGCTATCTGGGTGAGATCATGTTCTTAGCCTCCCTCTGTTTCTCCAGTTTTATGATTCAGACTTATCTTCGTCCTTCACGAAAACTGAATTCATTTCAGGCTGGTTCTTTATTTATGCCAGACACAGGAAAAGGTGGGAAGAGGTCTCCATCAGACCCATTAGTGCTCGTGCTACCCACCAGATGGAGAAATGAATTGGCCAGTAACAATAATTCACACCTTTGCTTTATACTTTGGAAAGCTAAtgtaggccagaattctccagcctttcCCACCAGGGGGAGCCTCCAGTCTCGCCGACAGCGAAACCCTGCCGTGGGTTTCACGGTGGCGGGGCTGCATGTCACAGGAAACCCCGCTAACAGCGGCGGGACCAGTTTTGATGAGGGCCACAGTTCCTTCTGCTGTCACCTACTGTTTGTCTGGAGTTTTGTTCCCCTTGGCAATCAAACAGTAACTAACTATAAGGTCCAAAGAATCTATCATTAAAGCAGTTCAGAAAGCCCAAGTCTCAGTCATGTGACACTGGTTTTGGGTTATTAAATGAGGCCCCCTTGTTGAAACCATCAAGGGGTTTGACCAGCTCAGAACAGTTAATGCGTAGGACATTAGCACAATTATTGGACACTAGTATTTGTAAACGGCTGTCTTTGATTGAAGCTGGTTGGAGTACCCACTGACTGTTGggcctgatgcaccatcaattggacttgagtcgtgaagtagttccaaacaacaggctttaatacactagatgtgtgcccggcagtagacgtacagagaaaggccgactgccagctggtacgggttcttataccccgcctcgtaggtggagctaccaacctctcagccaatcggcagggtgtcacatgactagcctcagccaattggcagagaggcacatgacttgcctgggccaatgggcagtgagtcttATGCACCattggcagcttggttctagggtaccgtaatctccctagtcatactaccacagggccATTGCGTTGTCTTGGCTGGAATATTTATGTGATTTAAAGAACATTCCAGACATTTGAGGTGTTAGCTTTTGCTCACTTGGAAACGTCCCAGAAACTCTGGAAGTCGGCATGTGACCAGCCGgagccatcttgccagctcagcaATTGTCCATTTTGCAAAGCACAAAAAAATGACGTTATAAAGTAGCCCAGTTGATGAATAAATATATAGGAATAGATTCTCTGCTcctccagccgtgtgtttctcggcgccgTGTTCGCTGAGATTCTTTCTTCCCGTTGCCAGGAAACCCGCCAATGGTAAAAGAAATTCCcagtggctggagaattccggccagcgaAATTCTCCTACCTcgcagccgcgtgtttctctgtGGCGGAGGCAGCGCGCTGTTTGCTCATGGCGGGATTatctgctcccaccactgtcaatgacAATGCCAGGAgaccgggaggggtgggggtctctgacaGCGGGACCAAAGAATCCCAACGCCGttgaacagctggagaattctggccatataTTTTCTTCGCGTCTTGATTGACACTCATTATTTTAATGAATATTTCTGAAGTGTAACTAAAAAATAAATGGGAGAAAAATAATGTTCCCAATTATCAAGGGTTTCATATGGCATCACTGACTAGGACGATGGATATTCTGAGCTGGAACAATATCAAATGTAATGAGGATGCTGCTATGCTCTGAATTAACAGGTTGAACTCAGTTCAGTTCAATGCAATATTTAGACTTTGCAAGTGAATAATCAAAACAAATCTTTACAGCCAGCTGTTACAGTCTTGACTACTGTCTAGAGTAGCCTAAACAGTATCATTCTTAGTATCATTCCATATATTACAAAAATGTTTCAATCTTCCTGACATTAAATGCTACTCGTAGCATATCTCTGATGTTGACAGTTCtgtacaaagaacattacagcacaggaacaggccctttggtccacccAGCCGGCGCTGATCCAGattccttgggcgcgattctccacaaatgcggcgaatcgtaaaggctgccgtgaaactggccgtgtttcacagcagcatctgcgccccctcccgggacccgattctccccccctgggcggggctagcagcggggccccgtgaagcacggcattgcggccttagcgaccgtcgctaagtccgcgcgccaagtgttacgccggctgacgcgcacgatgacgtcagccacgcatgcgcgggttggacggctccaacccgcgcatgcgcggggccgtcatctccctcggccgccccgcggactgatcctgcggggcggcggagggagaaagagtgcgtccgttacggacgcactgcccatgatcggtgggcaccgatcgcgggcccatgccccccttggcacggccgtggtacagtgtgtttgctgccgtaaaaacagccgtaaaggcctgggaactcagcccatcagcctggggagaatcgctattcgccgtaaaaaacggcgagcagcgattcttgtcgttgggggggggggggggggggggggggggagaatagcgggagggcgtgaagcatgaaaaatgtcgggacaccctaccgctattctccgacccgtcatgggcagcgcagaatcgcgccccttgtttagACCTACAACGTATTGCCCAaacaatctgtatccctccattcccgcccgttcatgtgtctatgaagatacatcttaaacgttgctatcgtgcctgcaATAATGCtgcccatggtggcacagtggacagcactgctgcctcatggtgcgaaggacccgggttcgatgtggagtttgcacattctccctgtgtctgcgtcagtttcacccccaaaacctaaagatgtgcagggtaggtggattgaccacactaaattgcccctgaattggaaaaaaaaatcggtATTCCAATTTGACAGCAAGGGCACTTTCATTTGCATATGCTAACACAACTCTCTTTTCTTTTCGTAGGATTCCTGAATATACTTTGTTCAGCGTACAGTTCAGAGCCATTAAATCCACTCTTCGACACCATGAATGAAACCACTGTGGAACCAGTGTTGTGCAATTCTACGATCCGGAATCAAATCAATTCTAACAGTAGACATGCCTCCCCTTGGTTCTCAACTGCATTTGCAGCTATTGGACTTATCTCTAATCTGATTGCCTTTGTGGTGCTAATAAACGCTTACAGAAAGGCACGGAGCAGGTCAAGGTCTTCCTTCTTGATTTTCCTATGTGGCTTGGTTGTGACAGAttttctaggtcttgctgcaactgCATCCATAGTTGTTACTTATCACCATGTGCCTTTTGAGTGGAATGAAGTGGACCCTCACTGCCACCTCTGCAGATTTTTGGGATTTTCAATGGTGTTCTTTGGACTCAGCCCATTGTTGCTGGGGGCAGCCATGGCAGTAGAGCGTTTTTTAGGGATAAACAGGCCATTTCTGCGTTCTACCAATTCTTCGAAACGGCGTTCTTGGTGCACTGTATTTATTGTTTGGCTGTTTTCGTTCTCTACTGGATTGTTGCCTGTTTGTGGACTAGGACATTATACACTCCAGTGGCCTAACTCCTGGTGTTTCTTTAACATGACAAACAGCACAAGCGACGTTGCATTTTCATTATTGTTTTCGAGTGTGGGATTGTTATCTCTATCAATGTCTGTTATCCTGAATACAGTCAGCGTGGTTACACTGTTCAAAGTTTGCTTCAACCGATTAAGTGTTGAAAGGAGAAGAGACCATGAAGTAGAGATGATGGTGCAATTGTTGGGTATAATGGTTATTGCAACAGTCTGCTGGGCTCCATTGTTGGTAAGTACAAATTCACTTGACTCTGTTTTAATACGGTTAAGTTGCTACAGCAATTGACCTTTTCAATACCATTTAGAGGCTCGTAATAGTAGATGCCTATATAGTGAGGCATAGGTAAAACATTACTGAGCACATGTTTCAGCTACACAGATTAATTGTTAACCCCACTACTGTGTAGTTCTTTAATGAATGAAGCCTTGTGGTCACAAGGTATTGGCCTTCCCATGCAGCTTTTGTCCATCAGATTTGTGTTGTCTTTAAAACAGGAGTTAAAGAAGTTGTAAGCTTGGTCTGGCTGTCAAATTGGACACATTGTCCAAGCAAGAGAAACCAAAACGGACACTCATGAAATAGTGCAATACGCTGGGTGATGCCAAATAGCTTCATAATATCATTGACTTTTTCACTCATAAACTTGAGAATTTCTTTTAACAAATATTCCATTCTAAAACAGAAACATTATCAAAATTGTCTAAAAAAGTAGCCATGTAGAAGCTCAGGGGGAATCATTTTTGTCATTAACTGTGGTTAGaacgaagaacaatacagcacaggaacaggcccttcggccctccaagcctgtaccggccatgatactaaccttggccaaaaccctcagcccttccttgtgccaaGTTTTCCTAGCTTTACGTCAAATGATCGTACTGTTTAACACACTGACTCTGAACCCAGAGTGAGTCAGTTCCAAGATATTAAATGAAAGCCTCATCCAAGGGAAAAAGAACTTGCAgtgatgagctggattctccgtttgagtcTATGTTCTCTGATTTGTGCTCGCGCTGGGAGGGGGAATCCAGAGGCAATTCACCATCCCTtatcatgcaaatttatgcatggcagttTTTGCGAGGGATTCCCTCACGAATCCGGCtactgggccaccattttgagtgggcggcccaATAAATAGCAAGGTCCGGCATCTGGTCCTTCTTCTCCCCCACAATGAAAATCCACACCCCCTTGCCACCACGGATTTTCTGGgttaccccccaacccccacagtaCGAGGGTGACCGAGCaaatcccctccaccccaatgacccccccataagagagacccccaccaaagACCCTCCCATTACAGAGCCCCACACCAGAGACCGCCCATTAGAGATCCCCCATTGCAGAGATCcgaccagagacccccattacagagacacaaatcagagacccccacaagagaggcccccattacagagacacacaccagagaccccccatttCAGTgagccccaccagagacccccccccccccccccgccctgccaggaAGCTagagagacagtgaaaaaaaaaatcactggttTAAAACGTACCTGTGccctacacctgctgcctcaggcagagaaagcattAACTGTAAATTCCTTGAAAGCTAAAACTATATCAGCTGGGTTTAAAGactctcagatctttgatctgcaaaggTTTCATTCACATTCATTTTAAAATTGCTTTACTCGGCTGTCATTGACAGCTTGCACACATCCAGCCATCTGGATCGTTTacattcatttcccttcacggTTGAAAGGATCTCTAGTACCCTGCTATGTAACTAAccactatgattgacagctcttgaaccacatcaaaagcagttaagtgctttttgcagagaaaaagaggaagtgagagaacttaacgctgaattctccgccatgtTGGGAGCTCCACTCCCGGTGACAAGCGGCAGACAATCCAGCATTTTAAATGacatttcacaacttcaggacatCCCAAGCACTTCCAAGTTAATGAAGTACGTCAGAAGTTTAGTGACTGTTAGAATCTAGGAAAACAGGATAACCAATTTGCCTGCAGCAAGGTTCCATGAACAGCAATGAGTTATTTGCCGGATTTGGCCAGCCCTGCCGGACGCCCACGGACCtttggcgggaccagaaaatcccggccaGTAACCAGACAATGTAATTTTTGTGATATTGTTTGATGGACAACTATTGGTGGAACTCCCTGCCCtggatctctgtctgtgtggagttctccccatgtctgcatgggtttcgccccacaacccaaagatgtgcaggttagatggattggccatgttaaattgccccttaattgggaaaaaataattgggtcctctaaatttatctttaaaaaaatgtaacaATATCAGCAGAACTCTGGACACATTTCCCTGTTATTATTTGAATAATGTTATCAGATAATATTTAATCAGCTAGCCTTAATTTAACATCTGAATGTCCAAGAGTAAAGCCCTCAGTACTTCAGTGAAGTTTCATCTGGGATCGTGTGCTGAAGTGGGACAAGTTACCTTTTCTATTTATGGAAATGGGATTAATAATTACATGACAAAACGTGCAGAGGAACAGGGAACTCTCTTGTTGACCTGTCCAAAACAACTTCcccaatcaacatcaccaaattGAGGGCAACAAACCATTCATCTCATCGCTGTTTGTGTTTGTGGAATTTTGCTGTTCAGTATAACCAGCTGCAGAGTTACGTGAAAGGAATGGTTGAACTTCAAAATAACTCGTTACCTGTGAAGTAGGTTCAGACATTCCTACAAGTCATGTTAGGTAATCGAAGGGGCGTCACAGTAGCACagcgtttagcactgctgcctcagagacccgggttcaattctgaccttgggtgactatgtggagtttgtacgttctccctgtgtctgcgtgggtttctccaggtacttcccacggtccaaagatgtgcaatttaggtggattggccatgctaaattgccccttagtgtccagggttacggggtaggccactctttcagaggatgggtgcacactcgatgggctgaatgccccctgcggcactgtagggattctatgatatgaaccTCAGAGTGGAATTTTCCAGCAGTGGGAATCATGGCGGTTATGGGGGTATTAATTTTGGAGAGAGGCAAAAGGACAAAATGTTGGAATTTTGTCGTCCTGACTTTCAATACAGGTTAAAGGTGGGTCAAGATTCCCAATGAACAAAGTTGGGAACCTCTGTTTTTATGCACTAGCACATCACACATGCTCACTAAAAGACAACTTCATCAGAATTATGTTCACCATCCTAATTAAATTCCCCATCAGTGAGAATTTAGGACGTTTCGTTCTATGACTATGTAAATAATGAGTATCGCTTCTTCCACAACTTTGAAGTCCACAGGTGTTGGTTTCTCCTTCCTGGGGACTCGCATTATTCACTCCTGTGCTGTTGACAAATGCTGCACCAAAGCTGGgcgtgggagggggagcagtggtaGGTTGGAAGGGTGGAGTGAAGGTAGGACAGGAAGGCAGGCCTACAGGGGAAGTGgggtgagagtgtctggggaagGGGACCTAGGAGTGTCTTAGAGGGTTGCATCAATGGTGGTCCTGGAGGACGACTTAGGGTACCCATGGTAAAAGGGAacagtcacagtctgagggtaaGTGGGATATGATAGGGTGGCAGGTGCAAAATGGGAATCTGGGAGGTAAAGGTATCATCCGGTGGGTTACAGAGGGGAGAACAAGATAAGTTAATTAGAtaatgggagagggcaggatcagaGTGGGAATGGGGCTATTAATGGGAATGGGGCTATCATGTTGGCTCTCAGGGGTTTGAAGGCATGTGGAGGTGGATTATGAGGGGGCCCAGAGTAATGGGGGAACTTCAAGGATGACAGAGTGGAGAGGAATGGTGATATTGGGTGGGTCCATGGTGATGGGGGCAAGTTGTGATGTGTTCAGAAACATTtgaagctcctgctgaatttgaaAGGTGTCCAAACTATCTTTGGCCACACGGTTAGCTAGCGAGATCTCTCGAGGTGGGAGGAGAGTCTTTTTAGGCGAGTGGAGTTCAAGGCCAGCACAAGAGGCTGACTAAACTAATAATTATGAGGTGCCTGGCTGTCAAAGATGTTCGCCTGTGTTCTCCAATCTATGATGAAGTCTGCATTGCAACAAGTTCCCAACTCATAAGTTTCAGAAATGACGGTCCCAGCAAGGTGTGGAGCTATGACATTTACCATCAGCTGCTAGCTGGGGGAGGTatgaagggagggaggtggaatgTCCTGGGATGTGGTTATTCACATCTGGAGGCTTCCCCAATACGGGCTGCAACTGCAAGGACTCTGGAGAAGTATTGCGGCTCTCCTGGCCTGCAATGAGTGAATGTGTGTCCGGGTGCCCTTCAAAAATGGCGGCAGGACCGTTGACCCCCATGAGGTAATGGCAAGGCAAGTGACATCCTGCCTGCTGCACCACAAGATTCGCCAAACCTCGCTctggtgcataattaatgagctgagAAGTGGATAGTAGCCCGTTTTCACCTGCCCTGCCACTCAGTGGAAATCATCCCAACTTTACCGCCTCCTCTTTTGCCGTGCTCTCCAGAATGGAAAACTCTGCCCTAAATTTACCTCGGCCTTCACTATGTAAGGGCAGTTTCTTAGCTGGATGTGTAACAAATGAAGCCTGTTGCATTTAT harbors:
- the tbxa2r gene encoding thromboxane A2 receptor translates to MNETTVEPVLCNSTIRNQINSNSRHASPWFSTAFAAIGLISNLIAFVVLINAYRKARSRSRSSFLIFLCGLVVTDFLGLAATASIVVTYHHVPFEWNEVDPHCHLCRFLGFSMVFFGLSPLLLGAAMAVERFLGINRPFLRSTNSSKRRSWCTVFIVWLFSFSTGLLPVCGLGHYTLQWPNSWCFFNMTNSTSDVAFSLLFSSVGLLSLSMSVILNTVSVVTLFKVCFNRLSVERRRDHEVEMMVQLLGIMVIATVCWAPLLVLILKKAFTGTPRDMKEILVICIRIATWNQILDPWVYILFRRSVLRKFNPSLRSRPSISSLYPTINASYSRRLTQASMSAT